The genomic stretch TCGACAAGCAGTGCCAACGTACTGGACCAGTCGGCTGTTTTCGCGATCAAGAAGCAACGCGACATCACCAAGGACACCATCAATACGCTGGTCGAGTCTACCGTGCAGCAAAGCCGTTCGGTCAATCCGGCCCATCTGGGTCAGAATATCGACGTGCGCGCCTGACCGGAAGTGAACGCCGGAACGGGCGGCCGCAAGGTCCGCCCGTTCTTTTTTGTGCCGGCTACTGCAGATCGGATTCGGGCTGCACCTCGGCAGCCGGCCCGGTGTGCACCGGACAGTAGCCATTGACTTCTTCCTTCGGCCGGGTGAAGTAGACGGCCACCGCGGCACACAGGGCGGCGAACGCCCAGACAATGAAGAAACTGATCGAATACGCGGCCAGCGGCGAATGGAACAGCGGTTCGCCATGGCGGTGCATTTCCATCGGATCGAAGGCGGTATAGAACGCCACGGTGGCCAGAAACGCCACGCAGAAGGAGGTCCACAGCACGATCGCTGTCCTGCTTGTCGTCATGTTCAGACTCCTGACTGTTTGCATTGACGAAGGGTGGCAGCCGGTCGCCGGCTGACCGATCCCGCTGATTTGTTTGCGGTTTTTCGAGGGTAGCCGGTGATCGGCACGACATCAAGGCGGGTCATGCCGCCGCTGCCATCGCCGGCCGCGATGGCGGCATCGTCAGCCGGCAGTGGTCGCGGCAGCCGCCACGCCGGGATAATGTCAAAACCATAGACCATCCCGGGCGAGAACATGCAACAGAATGTCCATGCCGTCGCCCCGCCGTCGGCCGTCAGTCGCGGTATTGTGCTGGCCGTGCTGGCCGCCGCCGGCTTTTCCGCCAAAGCCATTTTCATCAAGCTTGCCTACCAGTACCAGGTCGATCCGCTGACCCTGCTGACCCTGCGCATGCTGTTTGCGCTGCCGTTTTTCCTGCTGATGGTGCTGACCCCGGGTGCGCTGCGTGCCGCCCGCAGCTATTCGCTCCGTACCTGGCTGGCGCTGGTTCTGCTCGGCGGCTGTGGCTATTACCTGTCCAGCCTGTTCGACTTTCTCGGACTGCAATACATCTCGTCGGCGCTGGAGCGGCTGGTGCTGTACCTGTACCCGACCTTCGTGCTGCTGCTGGCGGTGCTCTGTTTCGGTCGCAGGATCGGCCGGCGCGAATGGCTGGCGCTGGCGCTGTGCTACGGCGGCATCGGCCTGGCGGTGGCCCATGACCTGCGCCATGCGTTCAATGGTGACGCGATCTGGCTCGGCGTGGCCTGGGTGCTGGCCAGTGCGGTCAGCTATGCCGTCTACCTGACCGGCGCCGGTGAACTGGTCAAGCGCATCGGCTCGGTGCGGATGGCGGCCTGGGGCTGTCTGTTCTCCACCGCCGGCATCGCGATTCATTTTCTGGTCACCCGCGACCCGCAGGCCTTGCTGCAGCCGTGGCCGGTCTATGGCTATGGCCTG from Microvirgula aerodenitrificans DSM 15089 encodes the following:
- a CDS encoding putative motility protein, whose protein sequence is MDNVQSTSSANVLDQSAVFAIKKQRDITKDTINTLVESTVQQSRSVNPAHLGQNIDVRA
- a CDS encoding DMT family transporter; the encoded protein is MQQNVHAVAPPSAVSRGIVLAVLAAAGFSAKAIFIKLAYQYQVDPLTLLTLRMLFALPFFLLMVLTPGALRAARSYSLRTWLALVLLGGCGYYLSSLFDFLGLQYISSALERLVLYLYPTFVLLLAVLCFGRRIGRREWLALALCYGGIGLAVAHDLRHAFNGDAIWLGVAWVLASAVSYAVYLTGAGELVKRIGSVRMAAWGCLFSTAGIAIHFLVTRDPQALLQPWPVYGYGLAMAVISTVLPVVWMNIAMTHIGASRMAMVSTLGPAITLVLGWLVLGDAMSGWQIAGALLVVGGVIMVNQRK